The genomic DNA TTAAACGCGATAAACAGGAAGATGACCCACGCGGGCAGCAGGAGTGCGGACAGGCGCATGCCGTCCATGGTGCACATCAGGCCGAGGATCATCAGCAGAAACGCGATGCAGAGGTAATTGCTGGCAGGCGACAACAGCGCTTTAAACTTCGGCACTCTGCCCTTGCGACGCTGCGCCGCGCGGAATTTCAGGTGCGCCATGCAGATCATCACCCAGTTCAGCAGCAGTGTTGCCACTACCAGCGCCATCAGCAGGCCAAAGGCTTTCTGCGGCAGCAGGTAGTTGATCAGCACCACCAGCGAGGTGATGGCGCCGGAGAGCAACAGCGAGTTGACCGGCACACCGCGACGGCTGATGCGGGTGAGGAACTTCGGCGCGTTGCCCTGAATGGAAAGCCCGAACAACATACGGCTGTTGGAATAAACCCCGCTGTTATAGACCGACAGTGATGCTACCAGAATCACGAAATTCAGTGCAGAAGCCACTACGTTGCTGTCAAGATGATGGAAAATCATCACAAACGGGCTGCTGTCGGATTTGATTTCCACCCACGGATAGAGCGCCAGCAACACCACCAACGAACCGATGTAAAACAGCAGAATGCGATATACCACCTGATTAACCGCTTTCGGAATAGTGGTTTCCGGGTCGCGGGCTTCCGCGGCGGTAATCCCAATCAGCTCAAGGCCGCCAAAGGAGAACATAATGACCGCCAGCGACAGGATCAGCCCATGCCAGCCGGTGGCGAGGAAACCGCCAAACTGCCACAGATTATCAAAACTGGCGTGCTCACCGCCGTGGCCGGAAAAGAGCATCCACAGCCCGAAGCCAATCATGCCGATAATTGCCAGCACTTTGATCAGCGCAAACCAGAATTCGGTTTCACCGTACAGGCGAACGTTAACCAGATTCACGGCGTTGATGATAATGAAGAATGCCGCGGCCCAGATCCAGGTCGGCACGTCGGGGAGCCAGTACTGCATATAAATACCGGCGGCGGTCAGTTCTGCCATGCCCACCAGCACGAACATCACCCAGTAATTCCAGCCGGAGAGGAATCCGGCAAATGGTCCCCAGTATTTATAGGCAAAGTGAGCGAAAGAGCCAGACACCGGTTCTTCGACGACCATTTCGCCAAGCTGGCGCATGATCAGAAACGCGATGATCCCGGCGATGGCGTATCCCAGCAGCACGGCAGGACCCGCCATCTGAATTGCCGGGCCAATGCCCAGAAACAACCCGGTGCCGATGGCGCCGCCGAGGGCGATAAGTTGGATATGGCGATTTTGTAATCCACGGTGAAGCGTCGGCGCTGGCGACGACCCGGCATCCGTTTGCGACTTGTCGGATGCTAATGACGCGTTGTTCACGTCTTTCCCCTGTATCTTTTTTAGAAGGGGCACCTTTTATCACTTAGGAAAAAATGTCGCAAGGTCAGGGACAAAATGAGTGGCGCGGCAATGGTTTGCCGCGCCCGGTTCATGTCGGTGATCAGAAGTCGTAAGACATCGACACTTTCAGGGTGCGAGGTTCCCCCTGGAAGACATACGTGCCGTTATCTTCGACGCTGGCCCAGTATTTCTCATTGGTGACGTTATCCACACCGACGCGCCAGACCATTTCGTTCTGATCAGCGTTCAGGCGCATTTTGTAACGCACGCCGAGATCCAGCGTGGTGTAGCTGTCGAGCTTTTTGCTGTTCGCCGCATCGGCGTACTGCGAACCGGTGTGGTTCACTTTCGCCGTAGCAGTCAGCCCTTCAACCGGCTTGATGTCATATTCCGCGCCCAGCACCGCATAGAAGCGCGCCACGCCAATGGCGTCATGACCATCGTTGGTGCCGCCAGCGGTTTTGGTCAGCTCAGGATCAAGCCAGGTGGTACTGCCGTTCAGACGCAACCCCAGCAGCGGCTCGCCAAAGATGTTCAGCTCAACGCCCCGGTTTCGCTGCTCGCCATCCAGTACGTATCTATTGTCGCTGTTCAGAATCGCCGACGGTTTTTTGATTTCAAACAGCGCCAGAGAACCGCCGATGCTGCCGTAATCCAGCTTCACGCCCACTTCTTTCTGCTTCGAATGGGCGATACCCATACTCTGCCCGTAATTCTCCGCCCCTTTCGGCGCGTTATCACCCGGTTGCAGCGCTTCGGTGTAGTTGGCATACAGCGACACGACATCCCACGGCTTGTACACCAGGCCGAAAGTCGGCATCCAGCGGCTCTGGGTGTAGCGACTGGTGGTATCTTCCAGGCCAGTGGCGTTGCTGTAATTTCGCACCACCACTTTCTGATGACGCGCCGCCGCAGTGAACAGCAGGGAATCATCAAAGAAACCCAGCGTATCGCTCAGCAGCCAGCCTTGCGTACGGTTACGCGAGGTGGTCAACGGATCAAAATAGTTGCCGCCAAAGTAGGCGTTGTCCGGCATGGAGACATCATGATTGTTATAAATATTGGTGGTCGGATTGTTGGCCGACATGCGCCACGCGGTTTTATCGCTTTTGATCTGCGCCGAATAACCAACGTTCACTTTGTGAGAAACCGGGCCGGTGTCGAAATTGCCGCGCAGACCGGTCATACCGCTGTATGCGTCCATGATACGGTTGGTATCGAGACGCCCGGCCGTCGCGTCACCACTGGCGTCGATCAGTTTCGGCGCACTGTAGGTACCGACTTCATGTGCGTGCTGAGCGCCGAACGCGGCGTAGGTGGTCCAGTTGTCCGTCAGATCGAATTCCGCTTTTGCCATACCGAATTCGTTTTCGATATCGCTGTGGCTCCACTTCTGGCTGTAGCTTTTCCGCGTATCCGGAACCTCAGGAACGAAGTCGACAGCGCTGATGTTGACGCCCGTCGCGCCGCCGTGGAACGTTTTTTTCTGATAGCCAACATCCAGCGAGGTGCGGAGACGATCACCGCGATAGTCCAGCCCCAGCGATGCCAGCGTGGTGCGGCGTTTATCCGCCTCCACCGCGGTTTCGCCTTCACGGTGCAGCAGGTTCACCCGCACGCCAAACTGGTTGTTATCGCCAAAGCGACGCCCGAGATCCAGTGAGCTACCCACTTGTGAGTCTGAGGTGTAATCCACGCCGACGCGGGTGGTTGGCGTATCTTCCGCGTGTTTCGGCTCAAGGTTGATCATCCCGCCCACACCGCTACTCGCCGCACCGTTCAACAGTGCGTTTGCGCCTTTGAAAATTTCGACGCGTTCCAGCATCTGAGTATCCACGACCTGACGCGGCACCACGCCCGGCAGACCGCCCATGGTCATGTCGTCGCCATCAAGTTTAAAGCCGCGGATACGGTACGTTTCCGCAAAGTTACCGTACCCCTGAACCGCCTGCACGCTGGCATCGTTGCTGACCACATCGGCAATGGTTTTGGCCTGCTGATCCTGTACCAGTTTCGAGGTGTAGCTGATCACGTTGAACGGTACGTCCATCGCTTTCTGCTCGCCGAGGATGCCCAGACGCCCGCCGTGGGCGATTTGCCCGTCGAGGAATGCCGGTACCAGTGCGTCGCCGCCGGGTTTAAAATCGCTCCCCTCAGTACTTTCGACAACCATGGTTTCTTCCGCCGTTTTTTTCTTTGTGGCGTCAGACGTGGTAGTGGGCGTTGCCGCGCTGGCGGTGTGGCTCAGCGCGCCAATCGCTAACGCCAGCAGCGTTTTGCGTAACGGTAAAGTCAGTGAATGGGTGTTGTGCATAATTCGCTCTTTATAGAGGCTAAGTGAAACATGGCCCGACGCAACGCCGGGCCGGAAAATTAATGGGCTAAATCAAGACGAACAACGCTGTCCGGACCTTTTGTGGAGTGGTCCTTATTGAACGGTTGTTTTACGGTGACAAACAGGGTTTGCCCGTCCGCGGACAGCGTCAGGCTGTTCGGATTCGGCGGCAGATCCCAGCTTTTCTTCACGGTATAGCGCGTCGCATCCAGGCTCAGTACTTTCCCGGAATCACGCTGAGAAATGTAGATTTCATGGCGTTTCGCGTTAAACAGCACAGAGAGCGAGTCGCCGACGTCGAGCTGTTTAATCACGTTGCCGGTGTGAATATCGAGTACCAGCGTGGTTTTGGCTTTCGAGTTATCGGTCACGAACAGGCGACCGGTGTCGGCATCTTCCGCCAGATTGAGCAGCAGTGCCGGTTTATCGCCCAGCGGTTTCCAGCGCTGTTCAATGCGGTTGTTACGCGGGTTGATCACCAGAATTTCGCCGCTGCCGTTAGCCGCGTACAACCGCCCGGTTTGATCCGAATAGTGCAGGCCAGTCATCCACTTGCCGGTATTTTTGATGCGGGTTTTCAGCTTCAGGGTTTTCGCGTCAACCACCCAGATGACCGCCGGATAAGCCACCGCACCGACATACAGCGTGTCGCCGTGCAGCAGGATTTGGCGCGCACCGTACGGCAGGCCTTTCTCGTTACGTTCGCTGAACAACAGGCGGGCTTTTACTTTGCCATCAGCCGTATTGATGGCGCTGATACCGCCATCCAGCGAGTTGGTGACATAAACGGTTTTACCGTCTGGCGTTATCTGCATGGCGAAATTTTTCAGATCGGTGTGCGTGGCGCCGAGGGTTTTCAGGGTTGCCGGATCCAGTTTGTAAACCATACCGCCCTGCACATCTTTAAAGCCTTCAGCGCTGGCGACGTACAGCGCGTCGCCGGTCGGACTCAATGCCATTTCATACAGCCCTTCCGCCAGAGCGCGTTTGATGATATCTGTCGCGGGAGCGGAAACCGCCGCCGATGGCGTGGCCGCGTGTGTGGAGGGAGAAGGCTGCGTGGCGCAGCCGCTCAGCGCGACAGTGAATGCCAGCGCCAGCGTGGAGAATTGCAATTTCATCAGGAAATCCTTCACCAAAAATAAGCAGTAGCGCGACGCTTCCGGATTTATACGTTCCGGTTATCGGTCATCACGTCGCCGTGCGCCTCAGTGTTTCCCTGTGAATCACTTTTCACTTGATTGCAGGAATCTCCATGCCTCGCCTGCGAATAACAAAGAGAATGAGAACTATACGCATTATCTTTCTCTAATCAAGTGTAATCGTTTACCATGCATAAAAAAGCGACGCGGATCCGCCTTTGCGATCTGCGGGTTATCAGGGATAATCGCCCCTTTTTTGTCGGGCTTCCCCGGGGAACGTAAAAGGAAGATCGTGTGTTTAATGTGTTAATCGTCGAAGACGACGCCATGGTGGCGGAGCTTAACCGCTGCTATATTGCGCAGGTTTCCGGCTTTCAGTGCGTCGGCACTGCGTCCACGCGACGCGAGGCCGGGGCGATGATGAATGATCCGGCCCTGGCTATCGACCTGATCCTGCTGGACGTCTGGCTGCGACAGGAGAACGGGCTGGATCTGTTGCCGCTGTTGCGCGCCTCAGGCCGCACGGCAGATGTGATCATGATTTCGTCCGCCGCCGATGCGGCAACCATACATCACTCCCTGCATTACGGCGTGGTGGATTACCTCATCAAGCCCTTCCAGTTCCCGCGTTTTGAAGAGGCACTGACCAGCTGGAAAACGAAGAAAATGCAGTTGCAGGGGCAAAAACAGTACGCGCAGGCCGATATCGATCGTCTGCTGCACGGTGACACGCCGCAAGCCGCTGATATTCAGCGTTTACCAAAAGGGCTTACCCCGCCGACGCTGCGCACGCTGTGCCAGTGGATCGATGCCCATGCCGATCTGGAGTTTTCAACGGAGGATCTGTCGAACGCGGTGGGGATCTCGCGGGTCTCCTGTCGCAAATACCTGATCTGGCTCGCGCAGATTAACGTCCTGTTCACCCGCATTCAGTACGGCACCACCGGGCGTCCGGTTTATCGTTACCGGTTACTGACGGAACAGCACGCGTTGCTGAAACAGCTTTGCCAGTGAACTATCTCTTCATAATCAAAATTATGAAGAATTTATCTTTCAGTAAGCGCGTGTCACCCCATTTTGCTGGTGGATTTTCGACTACGCTTATTGCTGTTTCTGCCTGAAACATTCATCACACACAGGAGGTTGTATGGGATTGTTCAGTTTTGTTAAAGACGCCGGGGAAAAGATCTGGGACGCGGTATCGGGTAACGATAAAACCACCCAGGCTGAAAAGTTAAAAGAACACATTAACAAGCTGGGGTTGCCTGATTCGGACAAGGTCGACGTTGTGGTCAACGATAACGGGACGGCAACGGTAAGCGGCGACATTCTCTCTCAGGAAGCCAAAGAGAAGATTCTGGTCGCCATTGGCAACGTCGCAGGTATTAGCGGTATTGATGACAAAACAGCGGTCGCCGGGGGCGGCGCAGAAAGCCGTTACTACACCGTGAAATCCGGCGATACCCTCAGCGCTATCGCCAAAAAGGAATACGGCAACGCCAACGATTACCAGCGTATTTTTGAAGCCAACAAGCCGATGTTAAAACACCCGGATAAAATCTACCCGGGGCAGGTGCTGATTATTCCGCAGAAATAATCACCAGGCTTATTTGCTTCATTCTTCATTAAGGAATCCCCCGGCATGCAGGTCGGGGGATTCCTTTTCCCCCTTCCGCTCGCACCGTGACAAATTTTCTCACCCCTTAACGAATCTTCACATCCGTCTGTGAGTACTGTTTTTATCCCTTATCTTAATTTATTAATTAAAAACAATACATTAAATGTAGTTTATAGCTTTTGGCGATCCTGCTGTTTGTGAGAATCATCATGTGAATGTGAAGTTTTCTGCTGAATAATATGCTCAATTCTCAGACAACATGAGCGGAGCAGGATCGATGGCTGTCATGACCGGCGTAATCGCCGATGATTTTACCGGAGCAACCGACATTGCGAGTTTTATGGCGGAACAGGGATGGCGCGTGGCATTGCTGCCAGGCATGCCGGACATGACGCAACGCTGGAATGATGATGCTGACGCTATTGTCATCTCGCTGAAAAGCCGTTCACTGCCCGCGGATGAAGCTGTGCGTCAGTCGTTGCAGTGTTATCAGTGGCTGAAACAACAGGCCGATGCAAAACAAATCTACTTCAAATACTGTTCCACCTTCGATTCCACACCCGCGGGCAATATTGGCCCGGTGAGCGATGCGCTGTTAGAGGCCACCCGGGCGCCGCTTATCGTTCACTGCCCGGCGCTGCCGCAAAATGGCCGCACGGTGATCCACGGACATTTGTTTGTCAATGGCGTGCTGCTGAACGAATCCGGGATGGAAAAGCACCCGCTTAACCCGATGACCGACGCCAGTCTTGAACGTCTGCTGGCACCGCAAACCCCGTACGCCACTGGCGTCATCAACCTCGCCACCGTGCAGGCAGGCGTGCAGGCGGTGACCGACGCGCTGCTTCAACACCAGCAGGCGGGCAACAAACATATTATTGTCGATACGCTGACCGAAGCCGATCTACTCACCCTCGCAGAAGCGTTGCAGTCATACCCGTTGCTGGCGGGCGGCTCCGGGCTTGGCGGCGCACTGGCAGCCACCGCCCGGCCACCACACCCGCTTGCGCAGGTCAGTGGTTTCGCGCCGACCATTCAGGCGGTGATCCTCTCCGGCAGTTGTTCGTCGATGACCAACCGTCAGGTGAACGCCTACAAAACCCAGGCCGCCAGCCTGCCGCTGGACGTCGCCCGTTGCATGGCGGATGACGCAGGGCATATCGATGAGATTGCCCGGTGGGCGCTGGCGCATCGCCATGACGTTTACGCGCCGCTGGTTTACGCCACCCAACCACCGGACGTTCTGCGCACTATTCAGCAACAGTACGGCGAGCAGGCGGCAAGCCTGGCGGTCGAACGGACGTTTGCCCGTCTGACCACCACACTGCGCGACGCCGGCATCAATACGTTTATCGTTGCTGGCGGCGAGACCTCCGGCACCGTGGTGGAAGCATTACAGGTGAAACGCCTGACCACAGGAAAAGCGATCGCCCCTGGTGTTCCCTGGGTCTTTGCCCCGGAGCAACAGCTGTCGCTGGCGCTGAAATCAGGCAATTTCGGGCAGGCGGATTTCTTTTTCAAAGCGCAGGAGTATGCATCATGAGCCCTCTGACCGAACAACAGCTTCGCGAGCAAATGGTTCATTATGGCCGCTCCCTGTTCAGCCGCGGCTACAGCAGCGGCGGCGGCGGCAACCTCAGCGTGAAACTGCCGGACGGCGGTTATCTGGTCACGCCGACCAACTCCTGCCTCGGCGAACTGCAAGTGGAAACGCTCAGTCGGCTGGATGAAAACGGCGTCCACATCGACGGTGATCGCCCATCGAAAGAGGTGCCAATGCACATGGCCTGGTACCGGCATCGCCCTGAGTGCAGCGCGGTGGTGCATCTGCATTCGCCGTGGCTCACCGCCCTCGCCTGCCTGCCGTGTTCCACGCCGGAAAACTGTCTGCCGCCGCTGACGCCCTACTATGTGATGCGCATCGGCCAGTTGCCGCTGCTGCCCTATTTTCGCCCCGGTCACGAAG from Trabulsiella odontotermitis includes the following:
- the pheP gene encoding phenylalanine transporter, with translation MNNASLASDKSQTDAGSSPAPTLHRGLQNRHIQLIALGGAIGTGLFLGIGPAIQMAGPAVLLGYAIAGIIAFLIMRQLGEMVVEEPVSGSFAHFAYKYWGPFAGFLSGWNYWVMFVLVGMAELTAAGIYMQYWLPDVPTWIWAAAFFIIINAVNLVNVRLYGETEFWFALIKVLAIIGMIGFGLWMLFSGHGGEHASFDNLWQFGGFLATGWHGLILSLAVIMFSFGGLELIGITAAEARDPETTIPKAVNQVVYRILLFYIGSLVVLLALYPWVEIKSDSSPFVMIFHHLDSNVVASALNFVILVASLSVYNSGVYSNSRMLFGLSIQGNAPKFLTRISRRGVPVNSLLLSGAITSLVVLINYLLPQKAFGLLMALVVATLLLNWVMICMAHLKFRAAQRRKGRVPKFKALLSPASNYLCIAFLLMILGLMCTMDGMRLSALLLPAWVIFLFIAFKLLRRKG
- a CDS encoding TonB-dependent receptor; this translates as MHNTHSLTLPLRKTLLALAIGALSHTASAATPTTTSDATKKKTAEETMVVESTEGSDFKPGGDALVPAFLDGQIAHGGRLGILGEQKAMDVPFNVISYTSKLVQDQQAKTIADVVSNDASVQAVQGYGNFAETYRIRGFKLDGDDMTMGGLPGVVPRQVVDTQMLERVEIFKGANALLNGAASSGVGGMINLEPKHAEDTPTTRVGVDYTSDSQVGSSLDLGRRFGDNNQFGVRVNLLHREGETAVEADKRRTTLASLGLDYRGDRLRTSLDVGYQKKTFHGGATGVNISAVDFVPEVPDTRKSYSQKWSHSDIENEFGMAKAEFDLTDNWTTYAAFGAQHAHEVGTYSAPKLIDASGDATAGRLDTNRIMDAYSGMTGLRGNFDTGPVSHKVNVGYSAQIKSDKTAWRMSANNPTTNIYNNHDVSMPDNAYFGGNYFDPLTTSRNRTQGWLLSDTLGFFDDSLLFTAAARHQKVVVRNYSNATGLEDTTSRYTQSRWMPTFGLVYKPWDVVSLYANYTEALQPGDNAPKGAENYGQSMGIAHSKQKEVGVKLDYGSIGGSLALFEIKKPSAILNSDNRYVLDGEQRNRGVELNIFGEPLLGLRLNGSTTWLDPELTKTAGGTNDGHDAIGVARFYAVLGAEYDIKPVEGLTATAKVNHTGSQYADAANSKKLDSYTTLDLGVRYKMRLNADQNEMVWRVGVDNVTNEKYWASVEDNGTYVFQGEPRTLKVSMSYDF
- a CDS encoding YncE family protein, with translation MKLQFSTLALAFTVALSGCATQPSPSTHAATPSAAVSAPATDIIKRALAEGLYEMALSPTGDALYVASAEGFKDVQGGMVYKLDPATLKTLGATHTDLKNFAMQITPDGKTVYVTNSLDGGISAINTADGKVKARLLFSERNEKGLPYGARQILLHGDTLYVGAVAYPAVIWVVDAKTLKLKTRIKNTGKWMTGLHYSDQTGRLYAANGSGEILVINPRNNRIEQRWKPLGDKPALLLNLAEDADTGRLFVTDNSKAKTTLVLDIHTGNVIKQLDVGDSLSVLFNAKRHEIYISQRDSGKVLSLDATRYTVKKSWDLPPNPNSLTLSADGQTLFVTVKQPFNKDHSTKGPDSVVRLDLAH
- the dcuR gene encoding two-component system response regulator DcuR, encoding MFNVLIVEDDAMVAELNRCYIAQVSGFQCVGTASTRREAGAMMNDPALAIDLILLDVWLRQENGLDLLPLLRASGRTADVIMISSAADAATIHHSLHYGVVDYLIKPFQFPRFEEALTSWKTKKMQLQGQKQYAQADIDRLLHGDTPQAADIQRLPKGLTPPTLRTLCQWIDAHADLEFSTEDLSNAVGISRVSCRKYLIWLAQINVLFTRIQYGTTGRPVYRYRLLTEQHALLKQLCQ
- the lysM gene encoding peptidoglycan-binding protein LysM, whose translation is MGLFSFVKDAGEKIWDAVSGNDKTTQAEKLKEHINKLGLPDSDKVDVVVNDNGTATVSGDILSQEAKEKILVAIGNVAGISGIDDKTAVAGGGAESRYYTVKSGDTLSAIAKKEYGNANDYQRIFEANKPMLKHPDKIYPGQVLIIPQK
- the otnK gene encoding 3-oxo-tetronate kinase, with amino-acid sequence MAVMTGVIADDFTGATDIASFMAEQGWRVALLPGMPDMTQRWNDDADAIVISLKSRSLPADEAVRQSLQCYQWLKQQADAKQIYFKYCSTFDSTPAGNIGPVSDALLEATRAPLIVHCPALPQNGRTVIHGHLFVNGVLLNESGMEKHPLNPMTDASLERLLAPQTPYATGVINLATVQAGVQAVTDALLQHQQAGNKHIIVDTLTEADLLTLAEALQSYPLLAGGSGLGGALAATARPPHPLAQVSGFAPTIQAVILSGSCSSMTNRQVNAYKTQAASLPLDVARCMADDAGHIDEIARWALAHRHDVYAPLVYATQPPDVLRTIQQQYGEQAASLAVERTFARLTTTLRDAGINTFIVAGGETSGTVVEALQVKRLTTGKAIAPGVPWVFAPEQQLSLALKSGNFGQADFFFKAQEYAS
- a CDS encoding aldolase, which encodes MSPLTEQQLREQMVHYGRSLFSRGYSSGGGGNLSVKLPDGGYLVTPTNSCLGELQVETLSRLDENGVHIDGDRPSKEVPMHMAWYRHRPECSAVVHLHSPWLTALACLPCSTPENCLPPLTPYYVMRIGQLPLLPYFRPGHEGIATALSEIAASHIAALLANHGPVVSGRSLREAVFNTEELEDSARIWLTLKPLGYVPLTPAAVAELEQARIR